Proteins co-encoded in one Flavobacteriaceae bacterium MAR_2009_75 genomic window:
- a CDS encoding thiosulfate dehydrogenase [quinone] large subunit, with protein MKRNTLHYFLRLPLAVSMFGHGVVRLPKLQIFSSWMMETMAESLIPQFLILPFSYALPIVELLIGLFMLIGFYIRYAVIAGIIVMSLLILGSCSIENWGAVGTQLLHAIYFAILLFLNERK; from the coding sequence ATGAAAAGAAATACGTTGCACTATTTTCTTCGACTACCTCTTGCCGTTAGTATGTTTGGTCATGGGGTGGTGCGCTTACCTAAGCTCCAGATTTTCAGTAGTTGGATGATGGAAACAATGGCCGAGTCGCTTATACCGCAGTTTTTGATTTTGCCCTTTAGTTATGCATTGCCAATTGTTGAATTATTAATTGGTTTATTCATGCTTATAGGTTTTTATATTCGATACGCAGTGATTGCAGGCATAATTGTGATGTCTTTATTAATTTTGGGCAGTTGTTCTATTGAGAATTGGGGAGCGGTAGGTACACAGCTTTTGCATGCTATATACTTTGCGATTTTACTTTTCTTGAATGAGAGAAAATAA
- a CDS encoding diketogulonate reductase-like aldo/keto reductase codes for MEKIKNETIGNYSLNDGKTIPEIGFGTYEANRQEGIESVKFALQNGYRLLDTAARYENEEAVGKGIAQSGIAREEIMLTTKVWRDRLGYEETKKAFAESLERLNLDYIDLYLIHWPANEKNFGKNWQKVNSETWRAMEELQSEGKIKSLGLSNFWPEHLEPLLQTAKIKPAVNQIEFHPGYWQPEVVDFCKQHDVRLEAWSPLAKGAVFSNKTLQGIADKYNKSVAQVSLRWIVQNGAVPIPKSTTKERVLENIDIFDFELNGEELRIISELPKMGFSGELPNEWPDVIGKQ; via the coding sequence ATGGAAAAGATAAAAAATGAGACAATCGGAAATTACAGTTTGAACGATGGTAAAACTATTCCAGAAATTGGCTTTGGTACTTACGAGGCCAATAGACAAGAGGGTATAGAAAGTGTCAAGTTCGCCTTGCAAAACGGATACCGTTTATTGGATACGGCGGCACGTTACGAAAATGAAGAAGCTGTGGGTAAAGGTATAGCGCAAAGTGGCATTGCCCGTGAAGAAATTATGCTTACGACAAAAGTTTGGAGAGACCGTTTAGGTTATGAAGAGACCAAAAAAGCATTTGCAGAATCGTTAGAAAGGTTAAACCTTGATTACATAGACCTTTACCTGATTCATTGGCCGGCCAACGAGAAAAACTTTGGGAAAAACTGGCAAAAAGTCAATAGCGAAACATGGCGCGCTATGGAAGAACTTCAGTCTGAAGGAAAAATTAAATCCCTTGGCTTAAGCAATTTTTGGCCTGAGCACTTAGAACCGTTGTTGCAAACAGCTAAAATAAAACCTGCGGTAAATCAGATAGAATTTCACCCAGGGTATTGGCAGCCAGAGGTTGTTGATTTCTGTAAACAACACGATGTTCGATTAGAGGCATGGTCTCCTCTGGCAAAAGGAGCAGTCTTTAGCAATAAGACTTTACAGGGTATAGCTGATAAATACAACAAATCAGTCGCTCAAGTTTCTTTACGATGGATAGTTCAGAATGGTGCTGTACCTATTCCAAAGTCGACTACGAAAGAAAGAGTATTGGAGAATATAGATATATTTGACTTCGAACTTAATGGTGAAGAATTACGAATAATCAGCGAGTTGCCCAAAATGGGCTTCAGTGGTGAGTTGCCTAACGAATGGCCAGATGTAATAGGAAAACAGTAA
- a CDS encoding GH3 auxin-responsive promoter, whose amino-acid sequence MPIIGNIIKGFIDVRDKLSGERNPVEEQNEVLEKLLTKAQDTAFGKHYGFEKILESDDRGKIFSSSIPYHDYNKMNEEWWSNLHEDKTDVTWPGTPDYFALSSGTTGNSSKRIPVTDDMITSIRDAGIEQVYALSNFDLPADFFEKGILMLGSSTDLEKVDGHQEGEISGISASNIPTWFRGYYKPGEDIAEIGDWDERVQKIAEEAQNWDIGALSGIPSWMELMLQKVIDYHNLNHIHEIWPNLQVYTSGGVAFGPYKKSFNALLGKPITVIDTYLASEGFVAFQARPQTSAMQLVTNGGIYFEFVPFKPEYIEQDGSLIDDAPALRLSEVEKDQDYVLIISTVSGAWRYIIGDTIEFTDIERAEIKITGRTKFFLNTVGSQLSVNKMDDAVQHLEEKFSIKIPEYTLCANRIDDDFYHCWYLGTEDSKQDDKLAEALDEFLKQANKNYKVARSKALEGVRVTTVKPIAFSEWNGRNKKKGGQVKMERVMGEEKFKEWEEFVANLEQESASNV is encoded by the coding sequence ATGCCCATTATAGGAAATATTATTAAAGGCTTTATAGACGTTAGAGATAAACTCTCAGGTGAACGAAATCCGGTCGAAGAACAAAATGAAGTTCTTGAAAAACTATTGACCAAGGCGCAGGATACCGCCTTCGGAAAACATTATGGCTTTGAGAAAATATTGGAATCCGATGATAGGGGCAAAATATTTTCCAGTTCGATACCTTATCATGATTATAACAAAATGAATGAAGAATGGTGGTCGAATCTTCACGAAGACAAGACCGATGTTACTTGGCCCGGCACACCTGATTACTTTGCCTTAAGTTCAGGCACCACGGGTAATAGTAGTAAGCGAATTCCCGTAACCGATGATATGATTACCTCTATTCGTGATGCTGGTATCGAGCAAGTATATGCCTTAAGTAATTTTGACTTACCGGCCGATTTTTTTGAGAAAGGTATTTTGATGTTGGGTAGTTCTACCGACTTAGAAAAGGTAGATGGTCATCAAGAGGGTGAGATTAGTGGTATTAGCGCAAGCAATATTCCAACATGGTTTCGGGGCTATTATAAGCCGGGAGAAGATATTGCGGAAATAGGTGATTGGGACGAGCGTGTACAAAAAATAGCCGAAGAAGCTCAAAATTGGGATATTGGTGCCTTAAGCGGCATACCATCATGGATGGAATTAATGCTTCAAAAGGTCATAGATTACCATAATTTGAACCACATACATGAAATTTGGCCGAATCTTCAGGTGTACACCTCAGGCGGTGTCGCTTTTGGGCCGTACAAGAAGAGTTTCAATGCCTTACTCGGTAAACCTATTACGGTCATAGATACGTATCTTGCTTCCGAGGGGTTTGTGGCATTTCAGGCGCGGCCCCAAACATCGGCCATGCAGTTGGTAACTAACGGAGGCATCTATTTTGAATTTGTTCCTTTTAAACCGGAATATATCGAACAAGACGGTTCGCTTATTGATGATGCTCCTGCACTACGATTATCCGAAGTAGAGAAAGACCAAGACTATGTTTTGATAATTTCTACAGTCTCTGGGGCTTGGAGGTATATTATTGGAGATACGATTGAATTCACTGATATTGAACGGGCCGAAATAAAAATTACGGGAAGAACCAAGTTTTTTCTCAATACGGTCGGGTCTCAACTTTCTGTAAATAAGATGGATGATGCCGTTCAACATTTAGAGGAAAAATTTTCGATAAAAATTCCTGAGTATACACTTTGCGCCAATAGAATAGACGATGATTTTTATCATTGCTGGTATTTGGGTACAGAAGATTCAAAGCAAGATGATAAACTGGCAGAAGCACTTGACGAATTTTTAAAGCAAGCCAATAAGAACTACAAGGTCGCTCGGTCAAAAGCTTTGGAAGGTGTGCGGGTGACCACCGTAAAACCCATAGCTTTTTCTGAATGGAACGGTCGAAACAAGAAGAAAGGCGGCCAAGTGAAAATGGAACGGGTGATGGGAGAAGAGAAATTTAAAGAGTGGGAAGAATTTGTAGCTAATTTGGAGCAGGAATCGGCTTCTAATGTTTAG